Below is a window of Leisingera sp. S132 DNA.
CAAGCTTAACTTCTTTCGCCGCCTTGCGTCGCCAGCGTCGCGTGGCGGCCCTGTACGGCAGCTGGACGGCGCGCGCAGAATCCATTGTGTTCGGGATCTTGATAATACCCCTAGTTAGGGATATATACGGCTGCATGACACAGAAAAACCGCAACCGGGAAAACCAGGCACTTGTGCTGGCGCTGCTGCGCAGCCACCAGCTGTTTATGCGCTCGATGGGGCCGGTGTTCCGCTCGGCAGGCTTGACTGCGCCGCAATGGGACGTGCTGGAAACACTCAGCACAAAAGGTGCGCTTTCGGTCAATCAGCTGATGCAGCTCACACTGGCGACTTCGGGCAATCTGGATGTGGTGGTCAAGAACCTGATCCAGGCCGGATTTGCCGAGAAGACGATTGATGACAAGGACAGGCGGGCGCGGGTGCTGCGCCTGACCCGGGCGGGACGCGCCAAGGTGGCGGAGTTCATGCCGGTGCACAACCTGGCGCTGGAGCAGATGTTCGCAGGCATCAGCCCGCAACAGCAGCGAGAGGCAATCACAACACTCAACCAGCTTCGCAGGAAGCTGCCCCAGTCGCAGAAAGACCGAACATGACCAGCAGGACCTTCCTTACCGCCCATGGTGCGATCTACATGTTTTTTGCCCTCGCGCTTTTCCTTGTGCCGCAGGTCCTCTGGCCGCAGTACGGGATGCAAGTGAATGACCGCTATGCGGTGTTTCTCTCCCAGCACAATTCGATCTTTCTGGGCGGGATCGGGATCATCAGCTTCCTGTTCCGCACCGCGGAACCGGGAAGCGCTGCCGCCCGTAATATCCTGACGGGCCTTCTGTGGACAAATGTTCTGGGCGCCGCTGTCACGCTGTACGCCTGCATCGTGGGCCTCTTTACCGGCTTTGGCTGGTCCGACCCGGCCTTCTTTGCGCTGCTTGCGGGTCTATGCGCTGCGCAACTTCGCAAAGACATTTGAAACCCTCTCGCCTTCCCGCAGGAGAACGAACATGAGCACACAGAAAATCTGGGACCTGCATATGACCTATGACGGCCCCGTTACCGAAGAGTTCCTGGAAGGGACCAAGGAACTCGCCCGGAGCATCGCGGGAGAACCTGGGATCCTCTGGAAAATCTGGACCATTGAAGAGGGCACCTCCCGCTTTGGCTCCACCTATCTGTTCCGCAGCCGGGAGGATCTCGACACCTACCGGGAGATGCACCTGAAACGCCTGGCGTCCATTGGCATAACGGTGGCGTCGGACCACATCTTCGACATC
It encodes the following:
- a CDS encoding monooxygenase — encoded protein: MSTQKIWDLHMTYDGPVTEEFLEGTKELARSIAGEPGILWKIWTIEEGTSRFGSTYLFRSREDLDTYREMHLKRLASIGITVASDHIFDIMEEVSAITRAPLSA
- a CDS encoding MarR family winged helix-turn-helix transcriptional regulator, which translates into the protein MTQKNRNRENQALVLALLRSHQLFMRSMGPVFRSAGLTAPQWDVLETLSTKGALSVNQLMQLTLATSGNLDVVVKNLIQAGFAEKTIDDKDRRARVLRLTRAGRAKVAEFMPVHNLALEQMFAGISPQQQREAITTLNQLRRKLPQSQKDRT